A section of the Phaseolus vulgaris cultivar G19833 chromosome 8, P. vulgaris v2.0, whole genome shotgun sequence genome encodes:
- the LOC137824308 gene encoding serine/threonine-protein kinase STY13-like isoform X2, whose translation MSFREGKLGEERECEESVLGSTESKSVKENGSLTATQLTIDENLLVDPKLLFIGSKIGEGAHGKVYEGRYRDQIVAIKVLHRGSTSEERASLENRFAREVNMMSRVHHDNLVKFIGACKDPLMVIVTELLPGMSLRKYLMSIRPKLLDLHLAINFALDIARALDWLHANGIIHRDLKPDNLLLTADQKSVKLADFGLAREETVTEMMTAETGTYRWMAPELYSTVTLRQGEKKHYNNKVDVYSFGVVLWELLTNRMPFEGMSNLQAAYAAAFKIVAREALHSR comes from the exons ATGAGTTTCCGAGAGGGAAAGTTAGGAGAAGAGAGGGAATGTGAAGAATCGGTGTTGGGGAGCACTGAATCCAAATCAGTGAAGGAAAATGGGTCATTGACAGCCACACAGCTAACAATTGATGAGAATCTATTGGTTGACCCTAAACTACTCTTCATTGGGTCCAAGATTGGTGAAGGAGCTCATGGTAAAGTTTATGAAGGAAG gTATAGAGATCAAATTGTTGCAATCAAAGTTCTGCATCGTGGGAGCACTTCCGAAGAAAGAGCTTCCCTTGAAAATCGTTTTGCTCGAGAAGTTAATATGATGTCTCGTGTCCACCACGACAATCTTGTTAAG TTTATTGGAGCATGTAAGGATCCTCTTATGGTAATAGTTACAGAGCTATTACCAGGGATGTCACTGCGTAAATATTTAATGAGTATCCGTCCTAAACTATTAGACCTTCATTTGGCCATCAACTTTGCTCTTGATATTGCTCGAGCCTTGGATTGGCTACATGCCAATGGAATCATACACAGAGATCTGAAACCTG ACAATCTGTTGCTTACAGCGGACCAGAAGTCTGTtaaacttgcagattttggccTCGCAAGAGAAGAAACTGTGACTGAAATGATGACTGCAGAAACAGGAACTTACCGTTGGATGGCACCAGAG TTGTACAGTACTGTGACTTTGCGTCAGGGAGAGAAAAAGCACTACAACAACAAGGTTGATGTATATAGCTTTGGAGTTGTTCTATGGGAGCTACTAACAAACCGCATGCCATTTGAAGGGATGTCCAATTTGCAGGCTGCTTATGCTGCTGCATTTAAG ATTGTAGCAAGAGAGGCCCTGCATTCCAGATGA
- the LOC137824308 gene encoding serine/threonine-protein kinase STY13-like isoform X1 — MSFREGKLGEERECEESVLGSTESKSVKENGSLTATQLTIDENLLVDPKLLFIGSKIGEGAHGKVYEGRYRDQIVAIKVLHRGSTSEERASLENRFAREVNMMSRVHHDNLVKFIGACKDPLMVIVTELLPGMSLRKYLMSIRPKLLDLHLAINFALDIARALDWLHANGIIHRDLKPDNLLLTADQKSVKLADFGLAREETVTEMMTAETGTYRWMAPELYSTVTLRQGEKKHYNNKVDVYSFGVVLWELLTNRMPFEGMSNLQAAYAAAFKQERPCIPDDISPELAFVIQSCWVEDPNMRPSFSQIIRMLNAFLFTLSPPSPPLPPPNNQPEVATTSNGTITEFSARNRGRFGFLRQLFSSKRTKN, encoded by the exons ATGAGTTTCCGAGAGGGAAAGTTAGGAGAAGAGAGGGAATGTGAAGAATCGGTGTTGGGGAGCACTGAATCCAAATCAGTGAAGGAAAATGGGTCATTGACAGCCACACAGCTAACAATTGATGAGAATCTATTGGTTGACCCTAAACTACTCTTCATTGGGTCCAAGATTGGTGAAGGAGCTCATGGTAAAGTTTATGAAGGAAG gTATAGAGATCAAATTGTTGCAATCAAAGTTCTGCATCGTGGGAGCACTTCCGAAGAAAGAGCTTCCCTTGAAAATCGTTTTGCTCGAGAAGTTAATATGATGTCTCGTGTCCACCACGACAATCTTGTTAAG TTTATTGGAGCATGTAAGGATCCTCTTATGGTAATAGTTACAGAGCTATTACCAGGGATGTCACTGCGTAAATATTTAATGAGTATCCGTCCTAAACTATTAGACCTTCATTTGGCCATCAACTTTGCTCTTGATATTGCTCGAGCCTTGGATTGGCTACATGCCAATGGAATCATACACAGAGATCTGAAACCTG ACAATCTGTTGCTTACAGCGGACCAGAAGTCTGTtaaacttgcagattttggccTCGCAAGAGAAGAAACTGTGACTGAAATGATGACTGCAGAAACAGGAACTTACCGTTGGATGGCACCAGAG TTGTACAGTACTGTGACTTTGCGTCAGGGAGAGAAAAAGCACTACAACAACAAGGTTGATGTATATAGCTTTGGAGTTGTTCTATGGGAGCTACTAACAAACCGCATGCCATTTGAAGGGATGTCCAATTTGCAGGCTGCTTATGCTGCTGCATTTAAG CAAGAGAGGCCCTGCATTCCAGATGATATATCCCCTGAACTTGCTTTTGTCATACAATCATGCTGGGTTGAAGATCCTAACATGAGACCCAGTTTTAGTCAGATCATCCGCATGCTCAATGCGTTTCTCTTCACTCTCTCACCACCATCTCCTCCTTTGCCACCACCTAACAATCAACCTGAGGTGGCTACCACCAGCAATGGCACCATTACTGAGTTTTCTGCCCGAAACAGAGGAAGGTTTGGTTTTCTTCGCCAATTGTTTTCTTCAAAGAGGACCAAAAACTAA